A genomic stretch from Numida meleagris isolate 19003 breed g44 Domestic line chromosome 2, NumMel1.0, whole genome shotgun sequence includes:
- the THRB gene encoding thyroid hormone receptor beta isoform X2, which yields MSGYIPSYLDKDELCVVCGDKATGYHYRCITCEGCKGFFRRTIQKNLHPTYSCKYEGKCVIDKVTRNQCQECRFKKCIFVGMATDLVLDDSKRLAKRKLIEENREKRRREELQKTIGHKPEPTDEEWELIKIVTEAHVATNAQGSHWKQKRKFLPEDIGQAPIVNAPEGGKVDLEAFSQFTKIITPAITRVVDFAKKLPMFCELPCEDQIILLKGCCMEIMSLRAAVRYDPESETLTLNGEMAVTRGQLKNGGLGVVSDAIFDLGMSLSSFNLDDTEVALLQAVLLMSSDRPGLVCVERIEKCQEGFLLAFEHYINYRKHHVAHFWPKLLMKVTDLRMIGACHASRFLHMKVECPTELFPPLFLEVFED from the exons GGATTTTTCAGAAGAACCATTCAGAAAAACCTCCATCCAACCTATTCCTgtaaatatgaaggaaaatgtgtGATAGACAAAGTAACAAGAAATCAGTGCCAGGAATGTCGCTTCAAAAAATGTATCTTTGTTGGCATGGCAACAGATT TGGTGTTGGATGACAGCAAGCGGTTGGCAAAGAGGAAGCTGATAGAAGAAAATCGAGAGAAGAGGCGTcgggaagagctgcagaaaacaattgGTCACAAACCAGAACCAACAGATGAGGAATGGGAGCTGATCAAAATTGTCACTGAAGCACATGTGGCCACCAATGCACAAGGAAGCCActggaagcagaaaaggaaatttctg CCAGAAGACATTGGGCAAGCACCAATAGTTAATGCCCCAGAAGGGGGGAAAGTGGATTTAGAAGCCTTCAGCCAGTTTACAAAAATTATCACACCAGCGATTACAAGAGTGGTGGATTTTGCCAAAAAGTTGCCTATGTTTTGTGAG ctgccatgTGAAGACCAGATCATCcttctgaaaggctgctgtaTGGAGATAATGTCCCTCCGAGCAGCAGTTCGCTATGACCCCGAGAGTGAGACTTTAACGCTAAATGGGGAGATGGCGGTGACAAGGGGCCAGCTGAAAAATGGGGGTCTTGGCGTAGTGTCTGATGCCATTTTTGACCTGGGCATGtctctttcttcatttaacCTGGATGACACCGAGGTtgcccttctccaggctgttcTGCTCATGTCGTCAG ATCGCCCAGGCCTTGTTTGCGTCGAGAGGATAGAAAAGTGTCAAGAGGGTTTCCTCCTGGCATTCGAACACTAcattaattacagaaaacacCATGTTGCACATTTTTGGCCAAAACTGCTGATGAAAGTGACAGATCTGCGAATGATTGGAGCCTGCCATGCCAGCCGCTTCCTGCACATGAAGGTGGAGTGCCCCACAGAACTCTTCCCTCCattgttcctggaggtgtttgaggaTTAG